Below is a genomic region from Thermodesulfobacteriota bacterium.
AAGATTATCCAACATTTTTGTATTTTAGCCACGAAGGCACTAAGGCGCTAAGATTAAAGAATAAATCTTTTAATACCATCTTTAATGAGTGGAATATTAAAATTGATGAGAAAACCTAGACGCTTACCTGTTAATTTTAAGTGACTCAGAATTTGGGCTTCCCATAAAAGGTTCATTTCGTCGACAGCCTTCAGTTCACAAATTACCTCATCCTCTACGAGAACGTCTAGTCTCAGACCTTCATTAAACACGATTCCGTCATAAATGATTGGAATATCAACTTGTCTTTGAAATGTTAAACCCCGTTTGGATAATTCATGGCAAAAGCACATTTCATAAACCTTTTCTAACAAGCCCGGC
It encodes:
- a CDS encoding GxxExxY protein, with protein sequence MSFKTLTEREESIAQQIVDSAYTVHRKLGPGLLEKVYEMCFCHELSKRGLTFQRQVDIPIIYDGIVFNEGLRLDVLVEDEVICELKAVDEMNLLWEAQILSHLKLTGKRLGFLINFNIPLIKDGIKRFIL